A part of Flavobacteriaceae bacterium GSB9 genomic DNA contains:
- a CDS encoding 2OG-Fe(II) oxygenase — translation MNPLFESVGFEENPIYEQIIADIGSQQYSIVEHFLAPDEVAQLRQMLLLKHQEDAFKKAAIGNRVNETIERSIRGDFILWMDERKANTVEQLFFNKINNLIDYLNRTCFLGILQKEFHYALYPKGTFYKRHIDTFQNDDRRKLSLVCYLNEEDWQPENGGELVLYFNDNGEESKKEIYPFPGRVVIFESQIIEHEVKPVNTERLSITGWLKTR, via the coding sequence ATGAACCCGCTTTTTGAATCTGTAGGTTTTGAAGAAAACCCTATTTATGAGCAAATTATTGCAGATATAGGGAGCCAACAGTATAGTATTGTTGAGCATTTCTTAGCTCCCGATGAGGTTGCCCAATTAAGGCAAATGCTACTTTTAAAACATCAAGAAGATGCTTTTAAGAAGGCGGCAATTGGCAACCGTGTTAATGAAACCATTGAAAGATCTATTCGTGGCGACTTTATTTTGTGGATGGACGAGCGTAAGGCCAACACCGTCGAACAGTTGTTTTTTAATAAAATAAATAACTTGATAGACTACTTAAACCGCACTTGCTTTTTGGGTATTTTGCAAAAGGAGTTTCATTATGCACTGTATCCAAAAGGAACGTTTTACAAGCGGCATATCGATACGTTTCAGAATGATGACCGACGAAAATTGTCGTTAGTTTGTTATTTAAACGAGGAGGATTGGCAGCCTGAAAATGGCGGCGAATTGGTACTTTATTTTAATGACAATGGGGAGGAAAGCAAAAAGGAAATTTATCCGTTCCCAGGACGGGTTGTTATCTTTGAGAGCCAAATTATTGAACACGAAGTAAAGCCCGTAAATACCGAACGTTTAAGTATTACTGGTTGGTTAAAAACGCGATAA
- a CDS encoding 6-carboxytetrahydropterin synthase, producing MGNNIRITKKFDFETGHALYGYDGKCKNVHGHSYKLFVTVIGKPITDKSNVKYGMVIDFGDLKKIVKEEIVNVFDHATVFNKNTPHIELANELESRGHNVLLVDYQPTSEMMVIDFAKKISRRLPPQISLHSLKLQETESSFAEWFSYDNI from the coding sequence ATGGGCAACAATATCCGTATCACCAAAAAATTCGATTTTGAAACCGGCCACGCCCTTTATGGCTACGACGGAAAATGCAAAAATGTACACGGCCACAGCTACAAACTTTTTGTTACCGTAATTGGCAAACCTATAACCGACAAATCGAATGTAAAATATGGTATGGTAATCGATTTTGGCGACCTCAAAAAAATTGTAAAAGAAGAAATTGTAAACGTTTTTGACCACGCCACCGTGTTTAATAAAAACACCCCCCATATCGAGTTGGCCAACGAACTTGAAAGCCGCGGACACAATGTGCTTTTAGTCGATTACCAGCCCACTAGCGAGATGATGGTGATTGATTTTGCAAAAAAAATCAGCCGACGTTTGCCACCACAAATTAGCCTCCACAGCTTAAAACTTCAAGAAACCGAAAGTTCGTTTGCCGAATGGTTTTCGTACGATAACATTTAG
- a CDS encoding UDP-2,3-diacylglucosamine diphosphatase, translating into MQIPEGKKIYFASDNHLGAPTAEASRPREKKFVTWLDEIKHDAAAIFLLGDLFDFWMEFKTVVPRGFTRTLGKLAEISDSGIPIYYFVGNHDLWMNGYFEEELNIPVYHKPKEFTFNNKTFFIGHGDGLGPGDKGYKRMKKVFTNPFCKWLFRWLHPDLGVRMAQYLSVKNKLISGDEDAKFLGKDNEWLVHYCKRKLEDRHRDYFVFGHRHLPLNIDLNEDSKYINLGDWISYYTYGVFDGNKMELKEY; encoded by the coding sequence ATGCAAATTCCAGAAGGAAAAAAAATATACTTTGCTTCCGATAACCATTTGGGCGCTCCAACAGCCGAGGCCTCACGCCCTCGTGAAAAAAAATTTGTAACCTGGCTGGACGAGATTAAGCACGATGCCGCTGCCATTTTTTTACTTGGCGATTTGTTCGATTTCTGGATGGAATTTAAAACCGTTGTGCCTCGTGGTTTTACGCGTACCCTTGGTAAACTAGCCGAAATTAGCGATTCTGGCATTCCCATTTACTATTTTGTTGGCAACCACGACCTTTGGATGAATGGCTATTTTGAAGAAGAACTTAATATTCCCGTTTACCACAAACCAAAGGAATTCACTTTCAATAACAAAACCTTTTTTATTGGGCACGGCGATGGTTTAGGGCCAGGCGACAAAGGTTATAAACGCATGAAAAAGGTATTTACCAACCCCTTTTGCAAATGGCTGTTCCGTTGGTTGCACCCCGATTTGGGTGTTCGTATGGCACAATACCTCTCGGTAAAAAACAAACTTATCTCGGGAGATGAAGACGCCAAATTTCTAGGTAAAGACAACGAATGGCTTGTACATTATTGCAAACGCAAACTAGAGGATAGGCACCGCGATTATTTTGTGTTTGGCCACCGCCATTTACCTTTAAATATAGACCTCAACGAAGACTCTAAATATATTAATCTAGGCGACTGGATTTCCTATTATACCTACGGCGTTTTTGATGGAAACAAGATGGAATTAAAAGAGTATTAA
- a CDS encoding MFS transporter, with translation MAKTDPYAALRIKEFNIFLLVRFVLVFGWSMQFIVIEWEVYSLTKDPLYLGLIGLMEIIPAFTMALFAGHIVDQKEKRNLLAICIAAFSLISLGLFFLTWDRLIANWDTNTILYAIYAFVFFGGFLRSFFGPTIFSLVALIVPKKIYPNAATWSTSTWKAAAVLGALLGGFSIHWIGVPKTLCMIFVLVALSFVLTFFIKKKPILNPKIGEPVKESLKVGVRFVFSDKAILGALTLDMIAVLFGGTVALLSVFAQDILEVGSKGFGVLNASISLGSIFSMFMTTYLPVSKNAGKKLLATIFGFGICIIAFGLSNMFWVSVAALFLSGATDGVSMVIRQTILQLKTPDDMRGRVSAVNSMFVGSSNELGAFESGLAAKLIGPVAAVVFGGTMTLITVTAIGIKNPTLRNLDLTDDIEASESAT, from the coding sequence ATGGCTAAAACAGATCCTTATGCGGCACTCAGGATTAAAGAGTTCAATATTTTTTTACTAGTGCGCTTTGTATTGGTTTTTGGGTGGTCTATGCAATTTATTGTTATAGAATGGGAGGTATATAGTTTAACCAAAGACCCACTGTATTTAGGTCTAATCGGTTTGATGGAAATTATACCTGCTTTTACCATGGCCTTGTTTGCTGGCCATATCGTAGACCAAAAAGAAAAGCGAAATTTGTTGGCTATTTGTATTGCTGCATTTTCGTTAATTAGTTTGGGTCTGTTTTTTTTAACATGGGACAGGCTCATAGCCAATTGGGACACAAACACTATATTGTATGCTATTTATGCATTTGTTTTTTTTGGAGGGTTTTTACGTTCTTTTTTTGGTCCTACTATTTTTTCCTTGGTGGCGTTGATTGTTCCCAAGAAAATTTATCCTAATGCTGCTACATGGAGCACAAGTACCTGGAAAGCAGCCGCTGTTTTAGGGGCGCTTCTGGGTGGTTTTTCAATTCATTGGATTGGGGTTCCAAAAACTTTGTGTATGATTTTTGTTCTTGTGGCCTTATCTTTTGTACTCACTTTTTTTATAAAGAAAAAACCAATTCTAAATCCTAAAATTGGAGAGCCCGTAAAGGAAAGTTTAAAGGTAGGGGTGCGTTTTGTGTTTAGTGATAAAGCCATTTTAGGCGCCTTAACATTGGATATGATAGCTGTTTTATTTGGTGGCACAGTAGCACTTTTGTCAGTTTTTGCCCAAGACATTTTAGAAGTGGGGTCTAAAGGATTTGGAGTATTGAATGCTTCCATTTCGTTGGGAAGCATATTTAGTATGTTTATGACAACATATTTGCCTGTTAGCAAAAATGCTGGAAAAAAATTGTTGGCTACCATTTTCGGGTTCGGTATTTGCATTATTGCCTTTGGTCTTTCCAATATGTTTTGGGTGAGTGTGGCGGCCTTGTTTTTAAGCGGTGCTACCGATGGTGTTTCAATGGTAATCAGACAAACTATTTTACAGTTAAAAACGCCCGATGATATGCGCGGAAGGGTGTCGGCAGTAAACTCGATGTTTGTTGGGTCTTCTAACGAATTAGGTGCTTTTGAAAGTGGATTGGCCGCAAAATTAATAGGTCCTGTAGCTGCTGTGGTCTTTGGTGGTACAATGACATTAATTACTGTCACAGCTATTGGAATTAAAAATCCAACGCTGAGAAATTTAGATTTAACCGATGATATCGAAGCGAGCGAAAGCGCAACTTAA
- the recJ gene encoding single-stranded-DNA-specific exonuclease RecJ, which yields MRWTIKPQPKPEKIKSLQKALDVDENIATLLLQRGIETFEEAKQFFRPKLKYLHDPFLMKDMDKAVARIEKAFANKENILVYGDYDVDGTTAVALMSTYLKTKHNLVYTYIPNRYDEGYGISYKGINFALENDFSLIIALDCGIKSVEKVAHAKKLGIDFIICDHHRPGDEIPQAEAVLDPKREDCNYPYKELCGCGVGFKLIQALASKEGKTAADLTEYLDLVATAIGADIVPVDGENRVLAYFGLKVINSNPRPGIKAILDKVEKTELTITDVVFIVAPRINAAGRMEHGNYAVSLLAEEEPKLAEKYAEDINNYNLERRETDKQITEEALQQIEELNEQNRITTVVYHPEWHKGVIGIVASRLTETYYRPTLVFTKSGNKLAASARSVRGFDVYNALEACKEHIEQFGGHKYAAGLTMEEKNYDAFKQAFEDVVSKTIDRCLLTPEINIDTRIDLGNITPKFYRILKQFAPYGPSNMTPVFMTDNLVDTGYGKCVGADKTHLRLTATQPNSSSRFVCIGFSMGDKFDTISNGKLFKAVYSIDENEWQGNVSLQLKLRDIKA from the coding sequence ATGCGTTGGACTATTAAACCACAGCCAAAGCCAGAAAAGATAAAATCGCTTCAAAAGGCACTCGATGTTGATGAAAATATTGCCACCTTGCTGTTGCAACGGGGTATTGAAACATTCGAGGAGGCTAAACAGTTTTTTAGACCCAAGCTAAAATACCTTCACGATCCTTTCTTGATGAAAGATATGGATAAAGCCGTGGCCCGAATTGAAAAAGCCTTTGCCAATAAAGAAAATATATTGGTTTATGGCGATTACGATGTAGATGGTACAACGGCCGTGGCATTAATGTCTACGTATTTAAAAACAAAACACAATTTAGTCTACACATACATTCCCAATAGGTACGACGAGGGTTATGGTATCTCGTATAAGGGCATTAACTTTGCGCTGGAGAATGATTTTTCACTGATTATTGCACTCGATTGTGGTATAAAATCGGTTGAAAAAGTAGCTCACGCCAAAAAACTCGGCATTGATTTTATTATTTGCGATCACCACCGCCCAGGCGATGAAATACCCCAAGCCGAGGCAGTTTTAGATCCTAAAAGAGAAGATTGCAACTACCCCTACAAAGAACTTTGTGGCTGTGGGGTGGGTTTTAAACTCATTCAGGCATTAGCTTCTAAAGAAGGCAAAACGGCAGCCGATTTAACTGAATATCTCGATTTGGTAGCAACGGCCATTGGTGCCGATATTGTTCCTGTTGATGGAGAAAACCGTGTGTTGGCTTATTTTGGCCTAAAAGTTATAAATAGCAATCCTAGACCAGGCATTAAAGCTATTTTAGATAAGGTTGAAAAAACAGAACTTACGATTACCGATGTGGTTTTTATAGTGGCACCACGTATAAATGCAGCTGGCCGAATGGAGCACGGCAATTATGCGGTAAGCTTGTTGGCTGAAGAAGAACCAAAACTGGCAGAAAAATATGCTGAAGACATAAATAACTACAATTTAGAAAGACGCGAAACCGACAAACAAATTACTGAAGAAGCACTACAGCAAATTGAAGAATTAAATGAGCAAAACAGAATAACCACCGTAGTGTATCACCCTGAGTGGCATAAAGGCGTTATAGGTATTGTGGCATCTCGGTTAACTGAAACGTATTACAGGCCCACTTTGGTTTTTACTAAAAGCGGAAATAAATTAGCGGCTTCAGCACGGTCTGTAAGAGGGTTTGATGTTTACAACGCCTTGGAAGCATGCAAAGAGCACATTGAACAATTTGGTGGGCACAAATACGCTGCTGGATTAACCATGGAAGAAAAAAATTATGATGCTTTTAAACAAGCTTTTGAAGATGTGGTTTCAAAAACTATCGATAGATGTTTACTCACCCCAGAAATTAACATCGACACACGGATTGATTTAGGCAATATTACCCCAAAATTCTACAGAATATTAAAACAGTTTGCCCCTTACGGTCCAAGTAATATGACGCCTGTTTTTATGACCGATAACTTAGTTGATACAGGCTACGGAAAGTGTGTGGGAGCAGATAAAACACATTTAAGGTTAACGGCCACTCAACCTAATTCTTCAAGTAGATTTGTTTGTATTGGTTTCAGCATGGGTGATAAATTTGATACCATTTCAAATGGAAAATTGTTTAAGGCCGTGTATTCCATAGATGAAAATGAATGGCAGGGTAATGTAAGTTTACAATTGAAACTAAGAGATATTAAAGCTTAA
- a CDS encoding OsmC family protein: MAVKVSTKWLGDMRFESTNPSGHNLFIDAGEENGGKGEGYRPKALMLSGLAGCSGLDVAALIKKMKLEVENFNIEIEAHLTEEHPKYYDKVSMHFYFYGENLNEKKLQRAVDLSIEKYCGVMEMFRQFSELDVQTHFHYDNVDFFPVQ; the protein is encoded by the coding sequence ATGGCAGTTAAAGTTTCAACAAAGTGGTTGGGAGACATGAGGTTTGAAAGTACAAACCCTTCTGGGCACAACTTATTTATAGATGCAGGAGAGGAAAACGGAGGTAAAGGCGAAGGTTACAGGCCAAAAGCCTTAATGCTTTCTGGGTTGGCCGGATGTTCTGGGCTCGATGTAGCCGCTTTAATAAAAAAGATGAAATTGGAGGTTGAAAATTTTAATATTGAAATTGAAGCCCATTTAACCGAAGAACACCCTAAATATTACGATAAGGTAAGTATGCATTTTTATTTCTACGGTGAAAATTTAAACGAAAAAAAATTACAACGTGCAGTCGATTTATCCATAGAAAAGTACTGTGGCGTTATGGAAATGTTCCGCCAGTTTTCAGAATTGGATGTACAAACGCATTTTCATTATGATAACGTAGACTTTTTTCCTGTACAGTAG
- a CDS encoding carboxymuconolactone decarboxylase family protein has translation MPLVMPLSADHDLETKKLARFFNETLGFCPNSVLTMQHRPAISKAFINLNKAVMANEGRLTSALKRMIAWVSSNATGCRYCQAHAIRAAERYGAEQEQLDNIWDYRTHPAFNEAERVALDFSLAASQVPSAIDEDLKKRLYEHWNEGEIVEMMGVISLFGYLNRWNDSMATAIEAGAIESGKKYLGKHGWERGKHG, from the coding sequence ATGCCTTTAGTAATGCCTTTATCTGCCGATCATGATTTGGAAACCAAGAAATTAGCTAGATTTTTCAATGAAACCTTAGGATTTTGCCCCAATTCGGTACTTACCATGCAACATCGCCCCGCCATTAGCAAGGCGTTTATTAATTTGAACAAGGCCGTAATGGCCAATGAAGGGCGGCTAACCTCGGCATTAAAGCGGATGATTGCTTGGGTGAGCAGTAACGCTACAGGCTGCAGGTATTGCCAAGCGCATGCTATTCGAGCTGCCGAACGTTACGGCGCTGAACAGGAACAGTTGGATAATATTTGGGACTACCGTACCCATCCTGCCTTTAACGAAGCCGAACGGGTTGCTTTAGATTTTAGTCTCGCCGCCAGCCAAGTGCCCAGTGCTATTGATGAGGATTTAAAAAAACGCCTCTATGAACATTGGAATGAAGGCGAGATTGTTGAAATGATGGGTGTAATTTCGCTATTTGGTTATTTAAACCGTTGGAACGACAGTATGGCCACCGCCATTGAAGCTGGAGCGATTGAAAGTGGTAAGAAATATTTGGGTAAACATGGTTGGGAACGGGGAAAGCATGGTTAG
- a CDS encoding uracil-DNA glycosylase family protein, translating into MQQLLKNIKQCTICKAHLPLGPRPVVSAHTKSKIVIVGQAPGIKVHESGVPWDDASGKQLRKWLDVSAEEFYNPENFAIIPMGFCYPGKGKSGDLPPRPECAPEWHQTLFDEMNQVELVLLIGMYAQNYYLGKAAKKTLTETVKNYREYLPKYLPLPHPSPRNRFWLSKNPWFEVEVLPDLRKRIKELK; encoded by the coding sequence ATGCAACAACTACTTAAAAACATAAAACAATGCACTATTTGTAAAGCCCATTTACCACTTGGGCCACGCCCTGTGGTGTCTGCACATACCAAATCAAAAATTGTAATTGTGGGGCAAGCACCAGGGATTAAGGTGCACGAATCGGGTGTTCCGTGGGATGATGCTAGTGGCAAACAACTTCGAAAATGGTTAGATGTTTCTGCGGAAGAATTTTATAATCCCGAAAATTTTGCCATCATTCCCATGGGGTTTTGTTACCCCGGAAAAGGTAAAAGTGGCGATTTGCCACCACGCCCCGAGTGTGCGCCTGAGTGGCACCAAACTTTATTTGACGAGATGAACCAAGTGGAGTTAGTGCTGTTAATTGGGATGTACGCCCAAAACTACTATTTGGGAAAAGCAGCGAAAAAAACACTCACAGAAACCGTAAAAAACTACAGGGAATATTTGCCAAAATATTTGCCTTTGCCACATCCGTCACCCCGAAACCGGTTTTGGTTGTCTAAAAACCCGTGGTTTGAGGTTGAGGTTTTGCCGGATTTAAGAAAGAGAATAAAAGAATTAAAATAA
- a CDS encoding HopJ type III effector protein: MTITTFKNKLKETPQAIEFSETMAVIDENYEFTPAAFKNGTLQNKAGENSGSCKILAFAKLQDLSKDDALACFGQFYFKDVLKDPNGEGHQNIRNFMKTGFGGLSFEAVPLKKK; encoded by the coding sequence ATGACTATTACTACATTTAAAAATAAACTAAAGGAAACACCTCAAGCTATCGAATTTTCAGAAACGATGGCTGTAATAGATGAAAATTATGAATTCACTCCCGCAGCTTTTAAAAACGGAACGCTTCAAAATAAAGCAGGAGAAAATTCAGGGTCGTGCAAAATATTAGCTTTTGCCAAGTTACAAGATTTATCTAAAGATGATGCCTTGGCCTGTTTCGGACAGTTTTATTTTAAAGATGTTTTAAAAGACCCCAACGGTGAAGGCCACCAAAATATTCGTAATTTTATGAAAACGGGTTTTGGAGGTTTGTCTTTTGAAGCTGTTCCCTTAAAGAAAAAGTAA
- the rsmI gene encoding 16S rRNA (cytidine(1402)-2'-O)-methyltransferase has translation MGKLYIVPTPIGNLKDITFRAIDVLREADLILAEDTRTSGKLLKHFEISTPMQSHHMHNEHKTVDVLVQKLKAGTTLALISDAGTPAISDPGFLLSRACVENNIEIECLPGATAFVPALVNSGLPNDKFVFEGFLPVKKGRQTRLLLLAQEPRTMIFYESPHKLIKTLGHFCEYFGEDRQVSVSRELTKLYEETIRGTARDVLEHYTNKPPKGEIVIVVAGTNK, from the coding sequence ATGGGGAAACTCTATATTGTGCCTACGCCAATAGGCAATTTAAAAGATATTACTTTTAGAGCCATAGATGTATTAAGGGAAGCCGATTTAATCTTGGCCGAAGACACCCGAACCTCTGGTAAATTGCTAAAACATTTTGAAATTTCAACCCCTATGCAATCGCACCACATGCACAACGAGCATAAAACGGTTGATGTATTGGTACAGAAATTAAAAGCAGGAACCACGTTAGCCTTAATAAGTGATGCGGGAACCCCAGCAATTTCAGATCCCGGATTTTTATTAAGCCGCGCCTGTGTAGAAAACAATATTGAAATTGAGTGTTTGCCAGGTGCTACGGCCTTTGTGCCCGCTTTGGTGAATTCTGGGCTACCAAACGACAAGTTTGTGTTTGAGGGCTTTTTACCCGTTAAAAAAGGCCGCCAAACCCGACTTTTGCTTTTGGCGCAAGAACCTCGAACCATGATTTTTTATGAAAGTCCGCATAAATTAATTAAAACCTTAGGCCACTTTTGCGAGTATTTTGGTGAAGACCGCCAAGTATCGGTATCACGAGAACTCACAAAACTATACGAAGAAACTATCCGCGGCACAGCACGCGACGTCTTGGAGCATTATACTAACAAACCTCCAAAAGGCGAAATAGTGATTGTTGTTGCAGGAACGAATAAGTGA
- a CDS encoding thymidine kinase: MFLENTVNHKEQFGWIEVICGSMFSGKTEELIRRLKRAQFARQKVEIFKPTIDVRYDEDMVVSHDDNEIRSTPVPAAANIPILADGCDVVGIDEAQFFDEEIVRVCNDLANKGVRVIVAGLDMDFKGNPFGPMPNLMATAEYVTKVHAVCTRTGNLAQYSYRKSKSDNLVLLGEVEEYEPLSRAAYYKAMLRDKVRNMRVNDAEEIINKPKDNDA, translated from the coding sequence ATGTTTCTCGAAAATACGGTAAATCATAAAGAACAATTTGGTTGGATTGAAGTTATCTGTGGCTCAATGTTTTCTGGTAAAACCGAAGAACTCATTAGGCGATTAAAACGCGCACAGTTTGCTAGACAAAAAGTAGAGATTTTTAAACCCACAATCGATGTACGTTATGATGAGGATATGGTTGTATCGCATGACGACAATGAAATTCGCTCAACACCCGTACCGGCAGCAGCTAACATACCTATTTTAGCCGATGGCTGCGATGTAGTAGGTATCGACGAAGCCCAGTTTTTTGATGAAGAAATTGTTAGGGTGTGCAACGATTTGGCCAATAAAGGCGTTCGGGTAATTGTAGCTGGCTTGGATATGGATTTTAAGGGCAATCCCTTTGGCCCTATGCCTAATTTAATGGCTACGGCCGAATATGTTACCAAAGTGCACGCCGTTTGCACGCGTACTGGTAACTTGGCGCAGTACAGCTACCGCAAATCTAAAAGTGATAACCTGGTATTATTAGGTGAAGTTGAAGAGTACGAACCTTTAAGTCGTGCTGCTTACTATAAAGCCATGTTGCGCGATAAAGTTAGAAACATGCGGGTAAACGATGCTGAAGAAATAATCAATAAACCCAAAGACAACGATGCCTAA
- the alr gene encoding alanine racemase, whose amino-acid sequence MPKAQETVLEINLKALQHNLEYLKSKLQPTTKFMAVVKAYAYGSDANKTAYFLQKLGVDYFAVAYISEGIALRKSGITTPILVLHPQTVNFNQLIEHCLEPALYNTKILDEFLEVASTEKLQNYPIHIKFNSGLNRLGFDEKHINDNVSKLKTNSSVTVKSIFSHLAASEDLNEKAFSIQQIERFKTIAKNFTKGLGYKLIMHMCNTSGILNYTEAHFDMVRSGIGLYGFGNSEKENQYLKPIGTLKTVISQIHHIKEGETVGYNRAFKSLKPTKTATLPIGHADGIGRQYGKGKGYVTINNKKAPIIGNVCMDMIMVDVSNINCKEGDEVIVFDNKNTAENLAESANTISYELITSISQRVKRVFTEK is encoded by the coding sequence ATGCCTAAAGCGCAAGAAACGGTGCTTGAAATAAACTTAAAGGCACTTCAGCACAACCTTGAATACCTCAAATCGAAACTACAGCCTACCACCAAATTCATGGCCGTGGTAAAAGCTTATGCCTATGGTAGCGACGCAAATAAAACAGCTTATTTTCTTCAAAAACTAGGTGTAGATTATTTTGCTGTTGCTTACATAAGTGAAGGTATTGCGCTAAGAAAATCTGGAATAACAACGCCCATTTTGGTGTTGCACCCGCAAACAGTTAATTTCAATCAGCTCATTGAACATTGCTTAGAACCCGCGCTTTATAATACGAAGATTTTAGATGAATTTTTGGAGGTCGCTTCCACAGAAAAACTTCAAAACTACCCAATTCACATTAAGTTTAATTCAGGGCTAAACCGATTGGGTTTTGATGAAAAACACATCAACGATAATGTTTCAAAACTAAAAACCAACAGCTCTGTAACAGTAAAATCGATATTTTCACATTTGGCAGCCAGTGAAGATTTAAACGAAAAAGCATTCTCAATACAACAAATTGAACGCTTTAAAACTATTGCTAAAAATTTCACAAAAGGATTGGGCTACAAGCTTATTATGCACATGTGCAATACATCAGGAATTTTAAACTACACCGAAGCCCATTTTGATATGGTAAGAAGTGGTATTGGGCTTTATGGCTTTGGAAATTCTGAAAAAGAAAACCAATACTTAAAACCCATTGGCACCTTAAAAACGGTAATTTCTCAAATTCACCACATAAAAGAAGGCGAAACCGTAGGGTATAACCGTGCGTTTAAAAGCCTTAAACCCACTAAAACAGCAACGTTGCCTATTGGGCATGCCGATGGTATTGGCAGGCAATACGGTAAAGGTAAAGGTTACGTAACCATAAACAACAAAAAAGCACCAATAATTGGCAATGTTTGCATGGATATGATTATGGTTGATGTATCGAACATTAATTGTAAAGAAGGTGACGAAGTTATTGTATTCGACAATAAAAACACTGCTGAAAACCTAGCCGAAAGCGCAAATACTATTTCTTATGAGCTTATAACCTCTATCTCACAGCGCGTAAAGCGTGTTTTTACCGAAAAATAA
- the mscL gene encoding large-conductance mechanosensitive channel protein MscL, whose translation MLKEFKEFAMKGNLVDIAVGFVMGAAFKEVVSSFTGGIVSPLIGLIFKADFKDLKYVIKEGTLNDAGEMVGEVSVLWGAFLTNVIDFIIVAFVMFLIVKGVNKMKKKEEPAPEAPKGPTQEELLGEIRDLLKK comes from the coding sequence ATGCTAAAGGAGTTTAAGGAATTTGCCATGAAAGGCAACCTGGTAGACATTGCAGTCGGTTTTGTAATGGGTGCCGCTTTTAAAGAGGTTGTTTCCTCATTTACCGGAGGAATTGTTTCGCCATTAATTGGATTGATTTTCAAAGCAGACTTTAAAGATTTAAAATATGTGATTAAAGAAGGTACATTAAACGACGCAGGAGAAATGGTAGGTGAAGTTTCTGTACTTTGGGGCGCGTTCTTAACCAATGTTATCGACTTTATTATTGTAGCATTTGTAATGTTCCTTATTGTAAAAGGCGTTAACAAAATGAAGAAAAAAGAAGAACCAGCACCAGAGGCTCCTAAAGGTCCAACTCAAGAAGAGTTATTAGGTGAAATTAGAGATTTGTTAAAAAAATAA